The window GAGCTGCTGCCCGATCCGGAGATCTGCCTGACCGACCCGCCGTGGCGCGAGGTCCATCCGGATCACCACATCTATTGCCACATCCCCCTGGAAGAGCTGCGCAAAATCGAGCCCGTTGTGAGTATCAAGGAGGTAAACCATGCTGGTTAAGGATTTCATGTCCCGCCATCCGTTTATGTTGGACGTAGATTCATCCATCGTGGATGCGCAGCGTTACATGAGGGAGGTCCACGTGCGGCACCTGCCGGTGGTCGGTGACGGCAAACGCCTGTTGGGCCTGATCACCCGCGAAACGCTGATGATCGAGCCCGGCACGCTGGACAGCCTGAATGTGTGGGAGATCACCCGCTATCTGTCGAGCTTGAAAGTCAGGAAAATCATGATCAAGGCCCGGGAGGTCATCAGCATCGAAGAAAACGCGGCCATCGAGGACGCCGCCCTGCTCATGGTCGAAAACAAGATCGGCTGCCTGCCGGTACTGAAACGCAAGGTCGTGGTGGGCCTGATCACCGAGGAGGATTTGCTGCTGCAGTTGTGCCGCCTGCTGGATACCCGCCGGCCGGGCATGCGCATCGCCGTGAGCATTCCGGACAAGAAAGGCGAGACGCGGAAGCTGGTGGCCTGCATCGAAAAAAACG is drawn from Deltaproteobacteria bacterium and contains these coding sequences:
- a CDS encoding CBS domain-containing protein, which codes for MLVKDFMSRHPFMLDVDSSIVDAQRYMREVHVRHLPVVGDGKRLLGLITRETLMIEPGTLDSLNVWEITRYLSSLKVRKIMIKAREVISIEENAAIEDAALLMVENKIGCLPVLKRKVVVGLITEEDLLLQLCRLLDTRRPGMRIAVSIPDKKGETRKLVACIEKNGWGIQTIGGMPDPKDDTRYTHVVKITANVPMAEVEKIINQIEGHVVTDIRETV